Proteins encoded by one window of Ralstonia sp. RRA:
- a CDS encoding MarR family winged helix-turn-helix transcriptional regulator: protein MTAPERRLVYLINVGQRRLQRWIQTRTGEGVTAAQSGLLFFLEKNDGALMREAGAALDLGPSAMSGLVDRTADAGLIERRADAKDGRAWQLWLTPAGRAALAETRGGLTELNARLTEGFTDAEIDVVARWLASLQTKFPTGDEQ, encoded by the coding sequence ATGACGGCACCCGAGCGTCGCCTCGTCTATCTGATCAATGTCGGGCAACGCCGCCTGCAGCGCTGGATTCAGACGCGCACCGGCGAGGGCGTGACTGCTGCGCAATCCGGTCTGCTGTTCTTTCTGGAGAAGAACGACGGCGCGCTGATGCGCGAGGCCGGTGCCGCGCTCGACCTTGGCCCCTCCGCCATGAGCGGCCTGGTGGATCGCACAGCAGATGCGGGCCTTATTGAGCGCCGCGCCGACGCCAAGGACGGCCGCGCCTGGCAACTCTGGCTGACCCCCGCCGGCCGCGCCGCATTGGCCGAAACACGGGGCGGCCTGACCGAACTGAACGCACGCCTGACCGAAGGTTTTACCGACGCCGAGATCGACGTTGTCGCACGCTGGCTGGCCAGCCTGCAAACCAAGTTCCCCACAGGAGACGAGCAATGA
- a CDS encoding enoyl-CoA hydratase gives MSEHIQSNNADGVLTLTLARADKKNAITDAMYGALADALNAAEHDNTVRVVLLRAEGDMFSAGNDIGEFASVAMTGGKSDGERNVIRFLHALARATRPLVAAVQGRAVGIGTTMLLHCDFVLLADNAQLSTPFVNLALVPEAASSLLMPARLGHVRAFEMFALGDAVSAQSALAWGLANRVVPLDKLGDEAQGIAQRLARQPLGALTETKRLMRDAELLKQQMDVESASFARRLQSPEAHEAFRAFVDRRPPNFNAVAH, from the coding sequence ATGAGTGAACACATCCAGAGCAACAACGCCGACGGCGTGCTGACGCTCACGCTGGCACGCGCCGACAAGAAGAATGCGATTACCGATGCCATGTACGGCGCGCTGGCCGACGCACTGAACGCCGCCGAGCACGACAACACCGTGCGCGTGGTGCTGCTGCGCGCCGAGGGCGACATGTTCTCGGCCGGCAACGACATCGGCGAGTTTGCCTCGGTGGCCATGACCGGCGGCAAGAGCGATGGCGAGCGCAACGTCATCCGCTTCCTGCATGCGCTGGCGCGCGCCACACGTCCGCTGGTGGCGGCGGTGCAGGGGCGTGCAGTTGGCATCGGCACGACCATGCTGCTGCATTGCGACTTCGTGCTGCTGGCCGACAACGCACAGCTCTCCACGCCGTTCGTCAATCTGGCGCTGGTGCCGGAAGCCGCATCGAGCCTGCTGATGCCCGCGCGACTGGGCCACGTGCGTGCGTTCGAGATGTTTGCGTTGGGTGATGCGGTGAGCGCGCAGTCTGCGCTCGCATGGGGGTTGGCGAACCGGGTGGTGCCGCTCGACAAGCTCGGCGACGAGGCACAGGGGATTGCGCAACGCCTCGCGCGTCAGCCGCTGGGTGCACTGACCGAAACCAAACGCCTGATGCGCGATGCTGAACTGCTCAAGCAGCAGATGGATGTGGAGAGCGCCTCGTTTGCCAGACGTTTGCAGTCTCCCGAGGCGCATGAAGCCTTCCGGGCGTTCGTCGATCGGCGGCCGCCCAATTTCAACGCCGTGGCGCACTGA